Sequence from the Pyrobaculum neutrophilum V24Sta genome:
AGAAGTTCGGCCGCCTTCGCCAGCCTATCCCGCTCGCCCCTGGGAGGCACGAGGGCGACCACGTGCCCCCGGCCCGCGTCGTACCTAAGCGCGGCCCAGCCAGACAGCCGTAGGTAGTACGAGAGATAGGGGGGTATCTTCAAGACGTAGAAGGGGTTCTGCATCGGCACGACGCCCTCCCGCCCCCTCTTAACCACGCCGTAGAAGGCGTCGGCTAGGTTCTGCACGTACAGCTCCACGTCTCTGCCCACGAACCCCGCCAGATCCGCCTCCACCCTAGCGGCGAAGTCGGCGGGGGCGAAGGCGGGCGAGTAGAGCCTAAGGGCCTTGTCCAAGACGGCCGTGTGGAAGCCCTCGCTGTGTACAACGCCCAGCGCCCAGTCCAGAAGAGCCAGAGCCTCGTCTGGGCCCATCGCCGAGGCCAGCTTGGAGTCCTCAGCCGGCTTGCCGGTTACGCCGGGCACTATGGGCAACGTCGATAGGGAGAGGGCCCTTCTCGCCGGGAGCTTCTCCAAGAAGGGGAACGCCACTGCAAGCCTCTCGTCCCCCTTGAGGATCTCCCTCGGGGGAGGGCAGCCGTATTCGCAGTAGTCCACAGACCACGAGTAGTGCCCCGCGTAGAGGGACCGGTGTATCTGCTCCTCCAGGGGGGAGAGGGACTGGATCAACACGGAGGCGAGGTGGCTCATCGACGTAAACCCTGCGTCGAAGCGCCTGTCGTCCACCCCCACCCCCCACTCGGTTATGTACATCCCCTCGCATCTAAAGCCGACGCAGACGCCGGCTTGGGGAGGCCAGTCCACCACCGACACCTGGGCTGTCTCCCCCAACGCGGCGGCTAGGGCGTAGGCGGCTAGGTAGGCATCCACCGACCTCCTGGCGTATATCACCAGGGGGTTCTGTTTAAGGTATTCCAGAAACCTATCGACGTTGTCAATTATGAAGTTTTTCAGATCCACGTGAAAAGCGCTGTGGAGGTTTTAAAGCTAGGTGGCTAGGTGGGAGAGGGCCTCTGGGTTATATACGAAGTCCGGCGGCAGCTTCCCCACCCTCTTGTAGTACTTCACAAGCCTATGTATCTTGGACTCAACCAGTTGCAGACCCCTCCGCGAGGACATGTCCTTGGGATGCTCCTCGAGGTGCTTCCTTATCCTCAGCGCCCTCCTTATCAAGTTGAGCAGATCCTCGGGTAGCTCCTGCCTAACCCCGTGCTCAGCAAGAATCCTAGTCAGCTTCTTCCCAGTTATGGGCTTAACCAGCGGGATGCCGTATTGATCCCTCAGTATTAGGCCTATTTGAGAGGGCCGGAAGCCGCGGCGGGCGAGCTCCACCGCCAGCTGCTCAACCTCGTCGGGGGTGTACTGTATCCACGTGGGCACAGTCGGGTGTGCCGGCCTCACCGACCTCGAGCGACCTCTTTTGCTCCTAGACCTATGTGGCACGTCGCCAAGTTTTTAACAGTTTAAAAAAGTTTAGCCGATGGCCAGCGGAGACGCTCCCCCTTGGCTGTGGGACCTACCGCTTATAAATTTATATAGTACTGACGTCGTTGGCTTTATGTACGACGTGCCCTTCGTGGCGACTCCCGAGGTGGTGGTGAGGAGGATGCTCCAGCTGGCCAGGGTCCAGCCGGGCGAGGTCCTCTACGACCTGGGCTCCGGAGACGGCAGAATTGTGATCATAGCCGCTAAGGAATTCGGCGCGAGGGCCTTCGGCGTTGAGATCAGGAAGGACCT
This genomic interval carries:
- a CDS encoding 30S ribosomal protein S15; this translates as MPHRSRSKRGRSRSVRPAHPTVPTWIQYTPDEVEQLAVELARRGFRPSQIGLILRDQYGIPLVKPITGKKLTRILAEHGVRQELPEDLLNLIRRALRIRKHLEEHPKDMSSRRGLQLVESKIHRLVKYYKRVGKLPPDFVYNPEALSHLAT